A part of Pseudomonas sp. HR96 genomic DNA contains:
- a CDS encoding response regulator, whose protein sequence is MKTRRILIIDDMDANRYVLRKILEAESGFEVLEAGNGEAGLAQLDASIDLVILDINLPDMTGFELIQQAEAKLGHGKLPAVINISATFVTGKDKAMGLNKGARAYLTHPINPDEVLATISSLMKSNHRFERMEKQRQVALARSENLRSEKIMLERFMRSFSHDLRSPLAAAVMVTGLMSKNPARRTEEMLKILADNLKRIDQMVTNVLDISHVSMGGGIKLIGEPLALAGMLGEAVENLRLQVTQQILVDDQLGDARVFWDKHAFLRIFDNLVINASKHGAADSSIRISQAVEEDMAVICVSNHGNFPEEVLTNLATPYFISTKSETKGWGLGLPIVKALCESFGGRVSFLNDEGLAKVELRLPLSVAV, encoded by the coding sequence ATGAAGACCCGGCGTATTCTGATCATCGACGACATGGATGCCAACCGCTACGTGTTGCGCAAGATCCTCGAAGCAGAAAGCGGCTTCGAAGTGCTCGAGGCCGGCAACGGCGAAGCAGGCCTGGCGCAACTGGATGCCAGCATCGACCTGGTCATCCTCGATATCAACCTGCCGGACATGACCGGCTTCGAGCTGATCCAGCAGGCCGAGGCCAAGCTGGGCCATGGCAAGTTGCCGGCGGTGATCAACATCTCGGCCACCTTTGTCACGGGCAAGGACAAGGCCATGGGCTTGAACAAGGGCGCGCGGGCCTACCTTACGCACCCGATCAACCCCGATGAGGTGCTGGCGACCATCTCCAGCCTGATGAAATCCAACCATCGTTTCGAGCGCATGGAAAAGCAGCGCCAGGTGGCCCTGGCGCGCAGCGAGAACCTGCGCAGCGAGAAAATCATGCTCGAACGGTTCATGCGCTCGTTCAGCCATGACCTGCGCTCGCCGCTGGCGGCGGCGGTGATGGTCACCGGGTTGATGTCCAAGAACCCGGCGCGGCGCACCGAGGAAATGCTCAAGATCCTTGCCGACAACCTCAAGCGTATCGACCAGATGGTCACCAACGTGCTCGACATTTCCCACGTCAGCATGGGCGGCGGCATCAAGTTGATCGGCGAGCCGCTGGCACTGGCGGGCATGCTCGGCGAAGCCGTGGAAAACCTGCGCCTGCAGGTGACCCAGCAGATCCTTGTCGATGATCAACTGGGCGATGCCCGGGTATTCTGGGACAAACACGCCTTTCTGCGCATCTTCGACAACCTGGTGATCAATGCCAGCAAGCATGGCGCGGCCGACTCATCGATCCGCATCAGCCAGGCGGTCGAGGAAGACATGGCGGTGATCTGTGTCAGCAACCACGGCAACTTTCCCGAGGAAGTCCTGACCAACCTGGCCACGCCCTATTTCATTTCCACCAAGAGCGAAACCAAGGGTTGGGGCCTGGGCCTGCCAATCGTCAAGGCGCTCTGCGAGAGCTTCGGCGGGCGGGTGTCGTTCCTCAACGATGAAGGGCTGGCCAAGGTCGAGCTGCGCCTGCCTTTGTCGGTGGCGGTGTAG
- a CDS encoding LysR family transcriptional regulator, which produces MDLKHLRAFAALAEELHFGRAAARLHIVQPALSAQIRALEESVGARLFERDRHHVALTEQGRLMLPEALATLRQAARTVEVVRQAQSGEVGLLRVAFVSSVLAHLLPSLLRALREQLPGVELELKDLPSPMQVRALLDNSLDLGLVRMPLSVPGVHTRLLFSEGLVVAMPQGDPLAAAEQVQPSQLATRPLFVLARKFAPGLHDLMLVAFHQLGLQLHWALELGEFTTMLALVAAGQGIGLVPAQAASALPPGVVTRPLALALPGAGIGLAWTEPDSALKRAFMRVLLGVPAL; this is translated from the coding sequence ATGGACCTCAAGCACCTTCGCGCCTTCGCCGCGCTGGCCGAAGAGCTGCATTTCGGCCGTGCGGCGGCGCGCCTGCACATCGTGCAACCGGCGCTTAGCGCGCAGATCCGGGCGCTGGAGGAGAGCGTCGGGGCGCGTCTGTTCGAGCGCGACCGCCATCATGTCGCTCTCACCGAGCAGGGCCGGCTGATGCTGCCCGAGGCGCTGGCGACCTTGCGCCAGGCTGCGCGCACCGTCGAAGTGGTGCGCCAGGCCCAGAGCGGGGAGGTGGGCCTGCTGCGCGTGGCCTTCGTGTCTTCGGTATTGGCGCATCTGTTGCCCAGTCTGCTGCGAGCCTTGCGTGAACAATTGCCGGGCGTCGAACTGGAGCTCAAGGATCTGCCATCACCGATGCAGGTGCGGGCGCTGCTGGATAATTCACTGGATCTGGGCCTGGTGCGCATGCCATTGAGCGTGCCCGGCGTGCACACGCGTCTGTTGTTCAGCGAAGGCCTGGTGGTGGCGATGCCCCAGGGCGACCCGCTGGCCGCCGCCGAGCAGGTGCAGCCGAGCCAGCTGGCGACGCGGCCGCTGTTCGTGTTGGCTCGCAAGTTCGCCCCGGGGCTGCATGACCTGATGCTGGTGGCCTTCCATCAGCTGGGCCTGCAATTGCACTGGGCGTTGGAGCTGGGCGAGTTCACCACCATGCTGGCGTTGGTGGCCGCCGGGCAGGGCATCGGCCTGGTGCCCGCCCAGGCGGCCTCGGCGCTGCCGCCAGGGGTGGTCACCCGGCCATTGGCGCTGGCATTGCCAGGGGCGGGCATCGGTCTGGCCTGGACCGAGCCGGACAGTGCTTTGAAGCGGGCGTTCATGCGGGTGTTGCTGGGCGTCCCAGCCCTGTAG
- a CDS encoding glucose 1-dehydrogenase has protein sequence MPTPDPFRLDDRRALVTGSVRGIGLTLARGLAAAGATVVINGRHAAAAEDVCATLRSEGIDADFSAFDVAEHAEVAAAVDALEQRLGAIDILVNNAGIQHRAALEDFTSADWQRLMRTNLDGVFNVSQAVARHMIGRGQGKIINIGSVQSELARPTIAPYAASKGAVRMLTRGMCADWARHGLQINGLAPGYFQTELNRALVDDPAFSEWLCQRTPAGRWGKVEELCGAAVFLASPAADFVNGQMLYVDGGLTSVV, from the coding sequence ATGCCCACCCCTGACCCCTTCCGCCTCGACGATCGCCGCGCTCTCGTTACCGGCTCGGTGCGCGGCATCGGCCTGACCCTGGCCCGCGGCCTGGCCGCTGCCGGCGCCACCGTGGTGATCAACGGCCGTCATGCCGCCGCCGCCGAGGACGTCTGCGCGACCTTGCGCAGCGAAGGCATCGACGCCGACTTCAGTGCCTTCGACGTCGCCGAACACGCCGAGGTCGCCGCCGCTGTCGACGCCCTCGAACAACGCCTGGGCGCCATCGACATTCTCGTCAACAACGCCGGCATCCAGCATCGCGCGGCGCTTGAGGATTTCACCAGCGCTGATTGGCAGCGGCTGATGCGCACCAACCTGGACGGCGTGTTCAACGTTTCCCAGGCGGTGGCACGGCACATGATCGGCCGCGGCCAGGGCAAGATCATCAACATTGGCTCGGTGCAAAGCGAGCTGGCCCGGCCGACCATCGCGCCCTACGCCGCCAGCAAGGGCGCTGTGCGCATGCTGACCCGTGGCATGTGCGCCGACTGGGCGCGGCACGGCTTGCAGATCAACGGGCTGGCGCCGGGCTACTTCCAGACCGAACTCAATCGCGCCCTGGTCGACGACCCGGCATTCTCCGAATGGCTGTGCCAGCGCACCCCCGCCGGGCGCTGGGGCAAGGTCGAGGAACTGTGCGGCGCGGCGGTGTTTCTGGCTTCCCCCGCGGCCGACTTCGTCAACGGCCAGATGCTCTACGTCGATGGCGGCCTGACCAGCGTCGTCTAA
- the aroE gene encoding shikimate dehydrogenase, whose protein sequence is MPTSLPILCGSIMGSPFSLSAKIHNAAYAELGLDYTFVCFGVDDPEAAVQAIRTLGVRGMNVSMPYKQAVIPFLDAIDESAQAIGAVNTINNIDGHLTGYNTDHLGAVRALQEVQRLRGKRVALLGAGGAARAVAYGCRAAGAEVQVFNRNAERGQRLAADLQVRYAGDIGAFSAEAFDLVVNATSVGFKDPASNPLDGRLAPHLLVMDVAFMPVRTALLKQAQALGCRTVAGTRMLVHQACRQIELYTGCDAPIEVMERAMLAQIQRLNL, encoded by the coding sequence ATGCCCACTTCCCTTCCCATCCTGTGCGGCTCGATCATGGGCTCGCCGTTCTCGCTCAGCGCCAAGATCCATAACGCCGCCTACGCCGAGCTGGGCCTGGACTATACCTTCGTCTGCTTCGGCGTCGACGACCCCGAAGCCGCCGTGCAGGCCATCCGCACCCTGGGCGTGCGCGGCATGAATGTGTCGATGCCGTACAAGCAGGCGGTGATACCGTTTCTCGACGCCATCGACGAGTCGGCCCAGGCCATTGGTGCGGTCAATACCATCAACAATATCGACGGCCACCTCACCGGTTACAACACCGACCACCTGGGCGCCGTGCGCGCCTTGCAGGAAGTGCAGCGCCTGCGCGGCAAGCGCGTGGCGCTGCTGGGCGCGGGCGGCGCAGCACGGGCCGTGGCCTATGGCTGCCGCGCAGCGGGCGCCGAAGTGCAGGTGTTCAACCGCAACGCCGAGCGCGGCCAGAGGCTGGCCGCCGACCTGCAGGTGCGCTATGCCGGTGATATCGGTGCCTTCAGCGCCGAGGCCTTCGACCTGGTGGTCAACGCCACCTCGGTCGGCTTCAAGGACCCCGCCAGCAACCCGCTGGACGGGCGTCTGGCACCGCACCTGCTGGTCATGGACGTGGCCTTCATGCCGGTGCGCACCGCCCTGCTCAAGCAGGCCCAGGCGCTGGGCTGCCGCACCGTCGCCGGCACTCGCATGCTGGTGCACCAGGCCTGTCGGCAGATCGAGCTGTACACCGGCTGCGACGCGCCCATCGAAGTGATGGAACGAGCCATGCTGGCGCAAATCCAGCGGCTGAACCTGTAG
- a CDS encoding MFS transporter, protein MSTAQHTHHSAPDEHSVSSGDLKRAAWACSLGSALEYYDFALYSLASALIFGPLFFPEQTRTMALIASFGTYFLGFAVRPLGGVLFGMVGDRIGRKFVLSATVLLMGVSSTLIGALPTFHDAGYLAPVLLVLLRLLQGLGAGAEQAGAAVMMTEYAPRGRRGFFAALPFLGIQLGTILAAVVYFFVVSSSEHVTETWLWRLPFFLSLLIVGVGLWMRLRLKESPTFIRLKALKRETGNPLHSAFKHSKKTLLIGVGLRLAENGGSSIYQALAVSYIVNVVGLKGPVGVLTLICAASVGAIVTPLAGRISDRFGRVKVYRFFALLQLALAFPVWWVLSLGNVAASIVAIAIALGVGTWGMFGTQASLMPELFGSRHRYMGVSIAREASAVIAGGIAPMIGAGIIALVVLGNAGLARPGLGAWLPIAGYLAVLTLITLYTTFKMPETLNRDLDEPRDALQVHEDELRSQANGHVRQTVATASAPLR, encoded by the coding sequence ATGAGTACAGCACAGCACACCCACCACTCGGCGCCCGACGAGCACAGCGTCAGCAGCGGCGACCTCAAGCGCGCCGCCTGGGCCTGCTCGCTGGGCAGCGCCCTGGAGTACTACGACTTTGCCTTGTACAGCCTGGCCTCGGCGCTGATTTTCGGGCCGCTGTTCTTTCCCGAACAAACCCGCACCATGGCCTTGATCGCCAGCTTCGGCACCTACTTTCTGGGCTTTGCGGTGCGCCCCCTGGGTGGCGTGCTGTTCGGCATGGTCGGCGACCGTATCGGGCGCAAGTTCGTGCTTTCGGCCACGGTGCTGCTGATGGGCGTGTCGAGCACCCTGATCGGCGCATTGCCGACCTTCCACGACGCCGGTTACCTGGCCCCGGTGCTGCTTGTTCTGCTGCGCCTGCTGCAAGGCCTGGGCGCCGGCGCCGAGCAGGCGGGGGCGGCGGTGATGATGACCGAATACGCGCCCCGGGGCCGCCGTGGCTTTTTTGCCGCCCTGCCATTTCTCGGCATCCAGCTGGGTACTATCCTGGCCGCCGTGGTGTATTTCTTCGTGGTCAGCAGCAGCGAGCACGTCACCGAGACCTGGCTATGGCGCCTGCCGTTCTTCCTCAGCCTGCTGATCGTCGGCGTCGGCCTGTGGATGCGCCTGCGCCTCAAGGAGTCGCCCACTTTCATACGCCTGAAGGCGCTCAAGCGCGAAACCGGCAACCCGCTGCACAGCGCCTTCAAGCATTCGAAAAAGACCCTGTTGATCGGCGTGGGCCTGCGCTTGGCAGAAAACGGTGGCTCGTCCATCTACCAGGCGCTGGCCGTCAGCTACATCGTCAACGTGGTGGGGCTCAAGGGCCCGGTGGGCGTGCTGACGCTGATCTGCGCCGCCAGCGTCGGCGCCATTGTCACGCCGCTGGCCGGGCGCATCAGCGACCGTTTCGGGCGGGTCAAGGTGTATCGCTTCTTCGCCCTGCTGCAATTGGCCTTGGCGTTTCCGGTGTGGTGGGTGCTGAGCCTGGGCAACGTAGCCGCGAGCATTGTCGCCATCGCCATTGCCCTGGGCGTCGGCACCTGGGGCATGTTCGGCACCCAGGCATCGTTGATGCCCGAGCTGTTCGGCTCGCGCCATCGCTACATGGGCGTGTCGATCGCCCGCGAGGCCTCGGCGGTGATCGCCGGCGGCATCGCGCCGATGATCGGCGCCGGCATCATCGCCTTGGTGGTGCTGGGCAATGCAGGCCTGGCTCGCCCCGGCCTGGGCGCCTGGCTACCGATTGCCGGGTACCTGGCCGTGCTCACGTTGATCACCCTGTACACCACCTTCAAGATGCCGGAAACCCTCAACCGCGACCTCGACGAGCCGCGTGATGCGCTGCAGGTGCATGAGGACGAGCTCAGGTCGCAGGCGAACGGCCACGTCCGGCAAACCGTTGCCACAGCTTCGGCCCCGCTACGTTGA